The following DNA comes from Tunturibacter psychrotolerans.
TCATCGCTACGGCTGAGGCTTCATCAAACCTTTCCCGGTTCGATGGGGTTAGGTTTGGGCTGAGGGCGGAAGAGGCGAACACTCTGTCAGCAATGTTCAGGAAGACCCGAGACCAGGGTTTCGGCGCCGAAGTGAAGCGACGGATCCTGCTGGGCACCTATGCACTCAGCGCAGGCTATTACGATGCCTACTACCGAAAAGCGCAGCAGGTTCGAACTCTACTCACGCGCGACTTTGTGACGGCATTTGCTGATGTGGATGTGCTGGTAGCTCCAATAACTCCGACCCCGGCGTTCAAACTTGGCGAAAAAACAGACGATCCCGTCCAGATGTATTTGGAAGACATTTACTCGGTGGCGGCGAGTCTGGCGGGAATCTGCGGTGTCTCCGTACCGTGTGGGCGAACGAAGGAAGGTTTGCCGATAGGGGTGCAGATCATGGCCAAGCACTTCGATGAAGCTACTATGCTGCGCGTCGGGCAGGCCGTCGAAAAGCAGCATGCGCAATAGGTTGGGCAACTAACGCGTGCTCGTCAGTGCAGTGCTCTGATGGGTTCGTTTGAAGATCGCGCCGGATGCATCGCGAATGCAGAAGTCAATGAGATTGTTCGTTGCGACAGCCAAGCCAGCGTTAACTGTTCGATAACTCATTTCAACGAGTTATCGGGCGCTGATTGTATGATGAACGGTACAGGCAAATAAGGTTACGAGGATTAGAGCAGATGCAGTTTGGTAGTTCCCCCAGAGTATGCAGGTTTGGATATGTGCTTCTGTTCACCGTGTTCGGTACGCTTACGTCATCGGCTCAGTTTGATCAATTAGGTCAGGCGCTGGGAGGACAACTTGGACAGCAGCAATCCTGTGACCCGAATGATCCAACCTGCCAATCGTCAAGCGATCAGACCAACCCTCAGGTACGCGCTCCCTCGGTCAACCAGCAACAACAACAACCACTAAGTCAACAGATCATCCTGCCCGGGCAACCGGAGACTCAGACCAACCCGCAGAATAACAACCGGAATCAATTGCAGAACCCCAATCTGCAAATTCCTCTTCCGTTGAATTCGCCGACCGAATTTCAACAGTTGGTTGCGAATTCTATCGGCAAGATGCTGCCTCTCTACGGAGTAGACCTATTTCGCAACCTGCCGTCGACCTTTGCACCCCTCAACCTGGTTCCAGTGACGCCGGATTATGTTGTCGGTCCGGGAGATGAGTTGCTTATCCAGATGTGGGGCCAGGTCAATTTAAATGGTCGCTTTCTGGTGGATCGATCAGGAAGCATCTTCGTTCCACAGGTGGGCTCAGTTCACGTTGCCGGAGTGAAGTTTGAGCAGATGCACGACTTTTTGAAGGGTCAAGTTGGCAGAATTTTCCGCAACTTTGACCTCAACGTGAATTTGGGGCAACTACGTTCAATCCAGGTTTTTGTGGTCGGGCAGGCACGGAGGCCCGGCAGCTATACGATTAGCTCATTGAGCACATTGACGAACGCTCTGTTCGCAACGGGAGGCCCAACTCCACAGGGTAGTCTGCGGCATATCCAGTTGAAACGAGGAGGGAAAGTTGTCGTTGATTTCGATTTATATGACCTGTTACAACGAGGCGATAAGTCGAAGGACGAGCAGCTGCTGCCGGGCGATGTCATCTATATTCCGCCTGTTGGTCCGCAGGTGGCTGTTGCAGGCAGCGTCAACGAGCCCGCGATTTACGAGCTTAGGTCTCAAGGCGATACGACCGTCGGTGAAGTTCTTGAGTTGGCTGCAGGTTTGACAAGTGTTGCTTCGGGCCAGAGGGTTCGCCTAGAGCGAGTAGACGAGCGCCGCAGACGCAGCATGATTGAGATAACTCTGGACGCGCAGGGACGAGCGACGGTGATGCAGGATGGCGACCTGTTGGAATTGAAGGCCGTGGTCAGTCAGTACAAAGATGCAGTTACGCTTCGCGGTAATGTGGCTAACCCAGGACGTTACACCTGGAAGCCAGGGATGCGCGTTCATGACCTGCTGCCAGATAAGGACGCGTTGATCACCCGAGAGTACTGGCTGAAGCGAAGTCAGCTCGGTCAGCCGACGTTGACCTATATTCCGACATGTCCGCCGCAGACTCCCTTCGGGATTCCAAACTTGAGATACGGAATTCCGGTTGGAGAGGAAGGATTGAATCCCAACTGGAGATACTCGTCTACGAGAAACCCAAATCTGATTGGGCTAGCTTTTGGAAGCGAAGAGGGAAGCAACTATCAAATCCCGACCGGCGACAGGGACGCCGAGACAGAGGCTGCGACAGACGGCGGACTCGATTGTGCCAAAATCTCTGCATCTCAGACGGCTTTGAGTGGAATCAACGATCGATACACACCATCTGCGGCAGCAAATGCGGCCAATTCTTCAAATTCCACAAATAATCAAAACGCCAACACGAACGGCAACTCGAATGCCTCTGGGTTGTTGCAAAATGGCTCTCAATCGAATCCTCCACCGCAAAATCGGGTGAGCGCTGCAAGTGCAAGTTTGGGTTTAACCGCGGCAAGCGCGTCGGCAGGTGAATTTCGCCCGCGGAACAACGTCAAGCTGAGTGAACCGGATATCGATTGGAGCTACGCCGTCATCGAGCGGCAGAGTAAAGTGAACCTCACGACGTCTCTTCTTCCATTCAACCTTGGAAAAGTTGTCTTAGGGGGAGATACCACGCAGGATTTTGAGCTGCTACCGGGAGACGTGGTTACGATCTTCTCGAAGGCAGATATTCGTGTTCCGCAAGAGCAGCAGACTCGCTTTGTACGACTCGAGGGAGAGTTCGTTTCTTCGGGCGTTTATAGCGTGCTGCCCGGAGAGACCCTACGGCAGTTAGTGGAGCGTGCCGGTGGTTTCACTTCGGAAGCGTACCTATACGGTTCCGAGTTTACGCGGGAGTCTACACGCCGAGTTCAACAACAGCGTCTCAATCAATATGTCGATGAGATCGCACTTCAGGTAAGTACAAACGCATCGAATAACGCAGGCCGATCGATAAGCGCTCAGGACAGTGCCGCTGCGGCCGCTGCTCAGGAGCAGAACCAAAACATCGTCAATAGCCTGCGGCAAGCGCGGGCGACCGGCCGTATTGTTCTGGATTTGAAACCCGATAGCCACGACTTGAGTCAGTTGCCTGATCTTCCGCTTGAAGATGGAGATCGTTTCATCGTGCCACGTGTTCCATCCACCGTAAGTGTGGATGGAGCCGTATATAACCAGAATTCCTTTGCTTATGATCAGGAGCGTCGGCTCGGAGGTTACATAAGACTGGCCGGCGGATCAAACCGAGATGCCGACAAGAGCCGGGCTTATGTTATCCGTGCGAGCGGATCTGTGATCAGTAAGCAATATAGTTCGTCGCTGCGAGGGAACAACTTCGATTCGTTGCACTTGTACCCGGGCGACACGGTTGTAGTTCCTCTGAATCTGACAAGGGGCAATACGATACGGCTGATCGTTGATATTGCACAGATCGTCGGTCAGTTCGGACTCGCAATTGCGGCGGCTAACGTTGTCTTCTAGAAAAGCGTTAGGTTGAGAAGATGCTTCAATATTCTCGATTGCCAACCAGATTGACCGAAACCACTCGCGTCAGAGAGGCTGTTCGATAGTGATACGCTCTAAACGGTGAATTTTTTCGTCGTTGTACCGACTCTGAATGCCGCCAAAGACTGGCCTCGCCTTACGACACCGCTTTTGGCATGTATTCCAGCGGACCGGGTACTAATACTTGATTCGTCTTCCGTCGATGGAACAGCGACTCTGGCGACGACTGCTGGCTTCCGGTTGCATGTAATTCCTCGATCGGATTTCAATCACGGCGGAACAAGACAGCTTGCGCTGAAGCTATTGCCCGATGCTGAAATACTCGTGTTTCTAACACAAGATATAGAAGTGACGGGACCAGACGCTATG
Coding sequences within:
- a CDS encoding SLBB domain-containing protein encodes the protein MQFGSSPRVCRFGYVLLFTVFGTLTSSAQFDQLGQALGGQLGQQQSCDPNDPTCQSSSDQTNPQVRAPSVNQQQQQPLSQQIILPGQPETQTNPQNNNRNQLQNPNLQIPLPLNSPTEFQQLVANSIGKMLPLYGVDLFRNLPSTFAPLNLVPVTPDYVVGPGDELLIQMWGQVNLNGRFLVDRSGSIFVPQVGSVHVAGVKFEQMHDFLKGQVGRIFRNFDLNVNLGQLRSIQVFVVGQARRPGSYTISSLSTLTNALFATGGPTPQGSLRHIQLKRGGKVVVDFDLYDLLQRGDKSKDEQLLPGDVIYIPPVGPQVAVAGSVNEPAIYELRSQGDTTVGEVLELAAGLTSVASGQRVRLERVDERRRRSMIEITLDAQGRATVMQDGDLLELKAVVSQYKDAVTLRGNVANPGRYTWKPGMRVHDLLPDKDALITREYWLKRSQLGQPTLTYIPTCPPQTPFGIPNLRYGIPVGEEGLNPNWRYSSTRNPNLIGLAFGSEEGSNYQIPTGDRDAETEAATDGGLDCAKISASQTALSGINDRYTPSAAANAANSSNSTNNQNANTNGNSNASGLLQNGSQSNPPPQNRVSAASASLGLTAASASAGEFRPRNNVKLSEPDIDWSYAVIERQSKVNLTTSLLPFNLGKVVLGGDTTQDFELLPGDVVTIFSKADIRVPQEQQTRFVRLEGEFVSSGVYSVLPGETLRQLVERAGGFTSEAYLYGSEFTRESTRRVQQQRLNQYVDEIALQVSTNASNNAGRSISAQDSAAAAAAQEQNQNIVNSLRQARATGRIVLDLKPDSHDLSQLPDLPLEDGDRFIVPRVPSTVSVDGAVYNQNSFAYDQERRLGGYIRLAGGSNRDADKSRAYVIRASGSVISKQYSSSLRGNNFDSLHLYPGDTVVVPLNLTRGNTIRLIVDIAQIVGQFGLAIAAANVVF